The following DNA comes from Fervidibacillus albus.
GAAAAATTACGGACAAGCCCTACCAAGTGCTCTTGGACTTTACCAGGTTGAAATCGTACAAACGGACGGCTCATCCTATTCTCCGCAGGCAACACTCGTTAACGTGGACCAAGTTTCCGGACGATCGTCCACGAATGAACTGACAGTCGTTGATGATTCCGGCCATTCTGATGCATTAAGTGGTCCGGTTGACTATCTGTTAATCGGGGATCGGAAACTAGACGAATTCAATTTTTCCGGAGAACTAGCCGCTTTAATTGAAAGTTACGGGTATACAACGTCGAGCGGTGATGTGGAAGGATTGTATCCGGATATGCTCGATGAATTGAATAAACTCACCGAAGCCTTTGCGGAGGAATTTAATTTTATTCATAGTGAAGGGTATGACTTGAATGGAAATCACGGAGAAGTGTTTTTCGAATTCGATCCGAATAATCCGGCAGAGACGATTCAAGTGAACGAAGACATTATTAACGATCCATCGAAAATTGCAGCAGGGTTAAATAGTGGCAGTTCCGGTGACAATGAAAACGCCCAACGTCTGGCGGATATAAAGACGAAAGATTTTTCTGATTATGAGTATACGACATCTGGGGGCGGCACGTTACCTGCTGGACTGAATGGTAGTTTCGATACGTACTACGCAGGAATTATCGGAAATCTCGGCGTCCAAGCCCAAAGTGCGACAAAGGATATGGAAAACACTCAAGTGTTGGTCGATTCCGTCGATTACAATCGACAATCGGTCAGTGGCGTTTCTTTGGATGAAGAAATGACGAATATTATTACATATCAACACGCCTATAACGCCTCAGCTCGAATGATTACGGTGATTGACGAGATGCTCGATAAAATCATTAACGGTATGGGCGTTGTTGGTCGATAAAAGAAAATCGATTTGATGTCTATTTGACGATTGATCAAGCTGAAAAGTTGATTAAATAAGGTGGTGAACCAAAATGCGTGTTACCCAAACAATGTTATCAAGTAATTTCCTACAAAATGTAAGTAACAGTTATAGTAAACTTGGAAAACTTCAAGATCAACTTGCCTCCCAGAAAAAAATTACGCGTCCTTCCGATGACCCGGTAGTTGCCGTTCTCGGTCTCGGATATCGTACCGAACTAAATCGGGTTCAACAATATTCTCGAAACATTGGAGAAGTAAATAACTGGCTCGATTCGACGGACGATGCAATCGGGGAAGGGGTGCAAGTGTTGCAGCGAATTCGTGAACTCGTCGTCCAGGCTTCAACCGCTACTAATGATTCTTCAGAACGGGAAGCGATAGCTGTTGAAATTAAGGAATTAAAAGAACAACTGAAAATGATTGGGAATACCCAGGTCGGCGGGAAATATATATTTAATGGAATTGATACAAATATCCGCCCAGATGGTAACTTTTCGGAAGGAGAAATTCATATCGAAGTGTTTGAAGGAATTTCTATTCCAGTCAATACGAGTGGAAAAGAATTGTTCGGAGAACTTTTTAGTGAAGACGATCCTACAACGACGACGGTCGATGAAAGCGGCCCCCTTGCAAGCCTCATTGCTACTTTAGAAGATCCAAATACAACAGAAGAAGAAATTGACAAATTTTTAGGTGAAATTGACGGAGAAATCG
Coding sequences within:
- the flgK gene encoding flagellar hook-associated protein FlgK; its protein translation is MIPTFLGLETAKRGINTQQTALYTTSHNIANANTEGYTRQRVDFTQTTPYPGTGMNRPEIPGQIGTGVQAGSIERVRESFLDAQYRMENNKLGYYSTLSSALSKMEDIMNEPTDSGLHSVMEQFWSSLQDLANHTENTGAREVVAATGEMVADTIQYYYNSLVRIQTDLGNEINVQVNEVNSIISQINQLNEQIASVEPHGQLPNDLYDQRDLLVDQLSGMINIKVTNVVPKNYGQALPSALGLYQVEIVQTDGSSYSPQATLVNVDQVSGRSSTNELTVVDDSGHSDALSGPVDYLLIGDRKLDEFNFSGELAALIESYGYTTSSGDVEGLYPDMLDELNKLTEAFAEEFNFIHSEGYDLNGNHGEVFFEFDPNNPAETIQVNEDIINDPSKIAAGLNSGSSGDNENAQRLADIKTKDFSDYEYTTSGGGTLPAGLNGSFDTYYAGIIGNLGVQAQSATKDMENTQVLVDSVDYNRQSVSGVSLDEEMTNIITYQHAYNASARMITVIDEMLDKIINGMGVVGR
- the flgL gene encoding flagellar hook-associated protein FlgL — encoded protein: MRVTQTMLSSNFLQNVSNSYSKLGKLQDQLASQKKITRPSDDPVVAVLGLGYRTELNRVQQYSRNIGEVNNWLDSTDDAIGEGVQVLQRIRELVVQASTATNDSSEREAIAVEIKELKEQLKMIGNTQVGGKYIFNGIDTNIRPDGNFSEGEIHIEVFEGISIPVNTSGKELFGELFSEDDPTTTTVDESGPLASLIATLEDPNTTEEEIDKFLGEIDGEIDRFLKFQAEVGAKQNRVELMEDRIASQEVIATEILSENEDIDMEQVITELITQESIHRAALSVGARIIQPTLMDFLQ